One Corynebacterium uterequi DNA segment encodes these proteins:
- a CDS encoding ATP-binding protein, whose product MDAATLSDTIDALRHIGAEQQRIEVKSGVGKSIRDTLSAFSNSDGGVILVGLDEEHGFTPRPGFDAAKARDAIEQRCAQLTPAVRPLVEIHSFEEQQVLVVEVPPMASHDKPCYVTEKGRYNGSFIRVGDGDVQLTAYEIDRLLEEKTQPRWDDQPVEDATLDDLDDQLLRDFLEIHRERRPKTFSEGADTALKRLKILADGRPTLAALLALGEYPQQFFPRLSVTFALFPGTTKGDIVSGERLLDSATLSGTVQELVEQGVAIAKKNMRTGALIGESFRTDLPDYPPVAIREALTNALMHRDYSPMAQGSPVQMNMFVDRLEITSPGGLYGGVTVRNLGEPGNTSSRNHRLSTFLEDVPLPGGGVVAENRGTGIAVMLKASADALMPPPSFRNTIDSFTVTFYRRRVATSERHVTARDHVLNLLRTAASVSTTEVVGATGLSRTAVQKALNELIADGVVERTEPSRSPRQRYRLTT is encoded by the coding sequence GTGGATGCCGCTACCCTCTCCGACACTATCGACGCACTGCGCCACATCGGGGCCGAGCAGCAGCGCATTGAGGTGAAAAGCGGCGTTGGCAAGAGCATCCGCGACACCCTCAGCGCCTTTTCCAACTCCGACGGCGGGGTGATCCTGGTGGGGTTAGACGAAGAGCACGGATTCACCCCGAGGCCCGGCTTCGACGCCGCGAAGGCCCGCGACGCCATCGAGCAGCGTTGCGCGCAACTCACGCCTGCCGTTCGACCCCTCGTCGAGATCCACTCCTTCGAGGAGCAGCAGGTGCTCGTCGTCGAGGTGCCACCCATGGCCAGCCACGACAAGCCGTGTTACGTCACCGAAAAAGGTCGCTATAACGGCAGCTTCATCCGGGTGGGCGACGGCGATGTGCAGCTGACCGCGTACGAAATCGATCGCCTCCTCGAAGAAAAGACACAACCACGGTGGGACGATCAACCAGTCGAGGACGCGACCCTCGACGATCTCGACGACCAACTGCTTCGTGACTTCCTGGAGATCCATCGGGAACGCCGCCCAAAAACCTTCTCCGAAGGCGCAGACACCGCGCTTAAACGCCTGAAGATCCTCGCCGACGGCCGTCCCACGCTCGCCGCCCTCCTCGCCCTGGGAGAGTATCCGCAGCAGTTTTTCCCACGGCTAAGCGTCACCTTCGCCCTGTTTCCGGGGACCACCAAAGGCGACATCGTCTCCGGCGAACGCTTGCTCGATAGTGCCACCTTGTCCGGCACGGTTCAGGAGCTCGTGGAACAGGGCGTGGCCATCGCCAAGAAAAACATGCGCACCGGGGCGCTCATCGGCGAGTCCTTCAGAACCGACCTGCCGGATTATCCTCCCGTCGCCATCCGCGAGGCCCTCACTAATGCACTCATGCACCGCGACTATTCCCCCATGGCCCAGGGCAGCCCGGTGCAGATGAACATGTTTGTGGATCGCCTAGAGATCACCAGTCCGGGTGGCTTGTATGGCGGCGTCACCGTGCGCAACCTCGGCGAACCCGGTAACACGTCCAGCCGCAACCATCGTCTTTCCACGTTTTTGGAGGATGTTCCGCTCCCGGGCGGCGGAGTGGTGGCGGAGAACCGGGGCACGGGAATCGCCGTAATGCTCAAGGCCAGCGCCGACGCCCTCATGCCTCCGCCAAGTTTCCGTAACACCATCGATAGCTTCACGGTCACGTTCTACCGGCGCCGGGTGGCCACGTCCGAAAGGCATGTCACCGCCCGCGATCACGTCCTCAACCTGCTGCGCACGGCCGCCTCCGTCTCGACCACCGAAGTGGTGGGCGCCACCGGGCTCAGCCGAACAGCCGTGCAGAAGGCACTCAACGAGTTGATAGCCGACGGCGTCGTCGAGCGCACGGAGCCGTCGCGGAGCCCGCGGCAGCGCTATCGCCTCACGACATAG
- a CDS encoding DUF3662 and FHA domain-containing protein, whose translation MSFMDRFARLDSSLQRGLDNSFALVFGGKVVPAEIEELLKQEAEDNLVTMDDGRTFAPATYLVGVSTRDLENLAKDQYLPAGMADRLNRFGRNKGWEYAGHPVVRIAEESGLRTGQLRVTSKTWSDPTMRSGFESIHHGDSSPKAAPENPAPAPEPAPAPAPAPEPVAPPAPVVPPVVPPIPEPVVPPVVPPAAPTVRDAYHYPAADSARTTRFTAADAVEPEEPAKPERVVSLLLQDGSSRTFHLKEGSNIIGRSNETDFRLPDTGVSRQHAEITWDGVDAVLADLQSTNGTQVNDTPIDNWLLADGDVITMGHSHIEVRINSRHGNR comes from the coding sequence GTGTCATTCATGGATCGATTTGCTCGCCTCGATAGCTCCTTGCAGCGCGGTCTGGACAACAGCTTCGCGCTCGTCTTCGGCGGAAAGGTAGTCCCGGCCGAGATCGAGGAACTACTCAAGCAGGAGGCGGAGGACAACCTCGTCACGATGGACGACGGACGCACCTTCGCCCCGGCCACCTACCTCGTCGGCGTCTCCACGCGGGACCTGGAAAACCTCGCCAAGGACCAGTACCTGCCCGCCGGAATGGCGGACCGTCTCAACCGCTTCGGCCGTAACAAAGGATGGGAATACGCCGGCCACCCGGTCGTGCGCATCGCAGAGGAATCCGGGCTGCGCACGGGCCAGCTTCGGGTGACCTCGAAGACGTGGTCGGACCCCACCATGCGCAGCGGTTTCGAGAGCATCCACCACGGAGACAGCAGCCCCAAGGCCGCGCCGGAGAACCCGGCGCCGGCGCCCGAACCCGCGCCGGCCCCCGCGCCCGCGCCTGAGCCGGTCGCGCCGCCTGCCCCCGTCGTGCCGCCCGTCGTACCGCCGATTCCCGAGCCCGTCGTACCGCCCGTCGTACCCCCTGCGGCACCGACCGTGCGGGATGCCTACCACTACCCGGCCGCTGACAGCGCCCGCACCACCCGGTTCACGGCCGCTGACGCTGTCGAACCGGAGGAACCGGCGAAGCCGGAGCGCGTCGTCAGCCTGCTCCTTCAGGACGGCTCCTCACGCACCTTCCACCTCAAGGAAGGGTCGAACATCATCGGCCGGAGCAATGAAACCGACTTCCGGCTCCCGGACACGGGCGTGTCGCGCCAGCACGCAGAGATCACCTGGGACGGAGTGGACGCCGTCCTGGCGGACCTGCAATCCACCAATGGCACCCAAGTCAATGACACCCCCATCGACAATTGGCTTCTCGCTGATGGCGATGTCATTACCATGGGGCACTCGCACATCGAAGTCCGCATCAACAGCCGTCACGGCAATCGCTAA
- a CDS encoding PP2C family protein-serine/threonine phosphatase: protein MTLRLHYTVASDKGLVRGNNEDSAYAGPHLLILADGMGGHAAGEVASSLMVGHLEKLDRDPEDNDMLALLGSFADDANKTIAEQVRRDPATEGMGTTLTAILHNGAEAGLIHVGDSRGYRLRDGSLEQLTIDDTFVQSLVDEGKLDPADVSSHPKKSLILKAYTGIPVEPTLSMLDLRPGDRLLLCSDGLSDPVTASTIEAALGEGGPEQAAARLVELALRSGGPDNVTVVVAEVVDDDALDDATRRNLPTAPMMGGAITGEDGEKTHPDTAAGRAAALRDAARRTPEAIAPAVPDQSPRIVESYADVASDEPTRGTKVGRWLWSVVAALVLTAFAATGWWAYSKIDDSFFVATDEQGQFVVEQGVNYTVFGRDLHRPVQQACLTPEGDLGLVEAGGKDQKDCRPFTAEDLPQPDRAAATSLPSGSYADVTAQLGRLADAALPVCLEVDPGQQRPGGVDENKPEGSTPDPAAHPVNRGDLSQPGVNCRKA from the coding sequence GTGACCCTGAGACTGCATTACACCGTCGCCTCGGATAAGGGCCTGGTGCGCGGAAACAACGAGGATTCCGCCTACGCCGGCCCTCATTTGCTTATCCTCGCCGACGGCATGGGCGGCCACGCCGCGGGCGAGGTGGCGTCTTCGCTCATGGTCGGCCACCTGGAGAAACTCGACCGGGACCCCGAGGACAACGACATGCTCGCGTTGTTGGGGTCCTTTGCTGACGACGCCAACAAGACCATCGCCGAGCAGGTCCGGCGCGACCCCGCCACGGAGGGCATGGGGACGACGCTGACGGCCATCCTGCACAACGGCGCTGAGGCCGGCCTCATTCACGTCGGCGATTCGCGCGGCTACCGGCTGCGCGACGGCTCACTGGAGCAGCTGACCATCGACGACACCTTCGTGCAATCGCTCGTCGACGAAGGCAAGCTCGACCCCGCGGATGTCTCCTCCCATCCCAAGAAGTCCCTCATCCTCAAGGCCTACACCGGTATTCCCGTGGAGCCCACGCTGTCGATGCTGGACCTGCGCCCCGGGGATCGGCTGCTGCTGTGTTCGGATGGCCTGTCCGACCCGGTGACCGCCTCCACTATCGAGGCGGCCCTCGGCGAGGGCGGCCCCGAGCAGGCGGCCGCCCGGCTCGTCGAGTTGGCCCTGCGCTCCGGCGGCCCGGACAACGTCACCGTCGTGGTAGCGGAGGTCGTGGACGACGACGCCCTGGACGACGCCACCCGCCGGAACCTTCCCACCGCCCCGATGATGGGCGGTGCCATCACCGGCGAGGACGGGGAGAAGACCCACCCGGATACCGCTGCGGGACGGGCCGCCGCGTTGCGCGACGCCGCCCGTCGCACGCCGGAGGCCATCGCCCCGGCTGTACCCGACCAGAGCCCGCGCATCGTGGAGTCCTACGCCGACGTGGCGAGTGACGAACCCACCCGCGGCACCAAGGTCGGTCGATGGTTGTGGTCCGTGGTGGCGGCGCTGGTCCTCACCGCTTTTGCGGCCACCGGTTGGTGGGCGTACTCCAAGATCGACGATTCCTTCTTCGTCGCGACCGACGAGCAGGGGCAGTTCGTCGTCGAGCAGGGCGTCAACTACACCGTGTTCGGTCGCGACCTGCACCGTCCCGTCCAGCAGGCGTGCCTGACGCCGGAGGGCGACCTCGGCCTCGTTGAGGCTGGCGGGAAGGATCAGAAGGATTGCCGACCGTTTACCGCCGAGGACCTTCCGCAGCCGGACCGGGCGGCGGCCACGTCGCTGCCTTCCGGTAGCTACGCCGACGTCACCGCTCAGCTGGGTCGCCTTGCCGACGCGGCTCTGCCGGTGTGCCTTGAGGTCGACCCGGGCCAGCAGCGTCCCGGCGGCGTCGACGAGAACAAGCCGGAGGGGTCCACGCCGGACCCGGCGGCCCACCCCGTGAACCGTGGCGACCTGTCCCAGCCGGGCGTCAACTGTCGGAAAGCGTAG
- a CDS encoding SDR family oxidoreductase: MTRRFSFPTLPAPRPAPGTQPGTIVVTGAAGGFGRAIAETFAAAGWHVGAFGIRTDKFAEWAPAYPTITTGQLDVTDADQWQTVLADFAAAHDGSIDVLVNNAGVLYAGDFITQGSYEADSRTVDVNLTGVLFGCRAAFPYLAAADGAHLINVCSAAAFYGTPDMAVYSATKYAVRGITEALEVEWAGHGIQVSDVMPLYSNTALIENHRTVGMKRLGTTTTPQDVADEIFAVVARGRRTPAKVHHPVGAKAALLFGSTHFSPGFLTRYINGLLTYQGKVRF, translated from the coding sequence ATGACCCGCCGCTTTTCCTTCCCCACTCTCCCAGCCCCACGACCGGCCCCGGGGACACAACCGGGGACAATCGTCGTCACCGGTGCGGCCGGAGGTTTCGGTCGTGCCATCGCCGAGACCTTCGCCGCTGCCGGCTGGCACGTCGGCGCGTTCGGCATCCGCACTGACAAGTTCGCGGAGTGGGCGCCGGCCTACCCCACCATCACCACCGGGCAGCTCGACGTCACCGACGCCGATCAGTGGCAGACCGTCCTCGCCGACTTCGCCGCCGCGCACGACGGATCCATCGACGTGCTCGTGAACAACGCCGGCGTCCTCTATGCCGGCGACTTCATCACGCAGGGTAGCTACGAGGCCGATTCCCGCACGGTAGACGTCAATCTCACCGGTGTGCTCTTCGGCTGCCGTGCCGCCTTCCCCTACCTGGCGGCGGCCGACGGCGCTCACCTCATTAACGTGTGCAGCGCCGCCGCCTTCTACGGAACTCCCGACATGGCCGTGTACTCGGCAACCAAGTACGCCGTCCGGGGCATCACCGAGGCCCTGGAGGTGGAGTGGGCTGGCCACGGCATCCAGGTATCGGACGTCATGCCGCTGTACTCGAACACCGCCCTGATCGAGAACCATCGAACCGTGGGGATGAAGCGGCTGGGGACCACCACCACTCCCCAGGACGTCGCCGATGAGATCTTCGCCGTGGTCGCCCGCGGCCGTCGAACCCCGGCGAAGGTTCATCATCCCGTCGGCGCCAAGGCGGCGCTGTTGTTTGGCAGCACCCATTTCTCCCCGGGTTTTCTGACGCGATACATCAACGGACTGCTCACCTACCAGGGCAAGGTCCGGTTCTAG
- a CDS encoding ABC transporter family substrate-binding protein, translating to MRDPKKALIASLASMSLLLTACGGAGSEVEAVNPEDVAASDIEPTSRDEIKDGGTLTTAVVEVPEQQNTFNADASQYTRYLWNWYNPVTVVSDGEGNYEPNPDYLTGYSAEEVDGNTVVTFDINEKATFNDGTPIDWTAFETTWIINNGKSEDYNPNSTDGYELITSVARGDSDKQAIVTFDGAYPWWEGLFMLLAHPALKEKKNYDSYLNEVHPEWGAGPFTVEKVDFNKGEASFVPNDKWWGDAPKLDKRVFRQMEDQAELNAFRNGELDAASAGNKDRYAAVSDMDGIDIRMATRTANSLLTLNAEAPNLADIKVRQAIATAIDRNQIGEIVFDGVPYTETPPGSFTLFGFQEGAEDNYSTAVEKFDPEAAKALLDEAGWTLAEGETIRTKDGEPLKVRYTVIGEDPVSNAMSIAVQSMLKNIGVDVVIENHPSSDFSKVFTSGDFDIFPMGFMSNDPFGVAYFGQMYASDSQLNLSHTGTPEFDKKIEELQKLPTAEEQIKRANELEDEAFQHYGLIPTFNGASIIAVKEDLVNYGAPGFSIVPLEDIGYKK from the coding sequence ATGCGCGATCCTAAGAAGGCGCTCATCGCCTCGCTCGCCTCCATGTCCCTGCTGCTCACCGCCTGCGGTGGCGCCGGCTCCGAGGTGGAAGCGGTCAACCCGGAAGATGTCGCCGCCTCCGACATCGAGCCCACCTCCCGCGACGAGATCAAGGACGGCGGCACGCTCACCACCGCCGTGGTCGAGGTCCCCGAGCAGCAGAACACCTTCAACGCGGATGCGTCCCAGTACACCCGTTACCTGTGGAATTGGTACAACCCCGTCACGGTTGTCTCCGACGGTGAGGGCAACTACGAGCCCAACCCGGACTACCTGACCGGCTACTCCGCCGAAGAGGTGGATGGCAACACCGTGGTCACCTTCGACATCAACGAGAAGGCCACCTTCAACGACGGCACCCCCATCGACTGGACCGCCTTCGAGACCACGTGGATCATTAACAACGGTAAGTCCGAGGACTACAACCCGAACTCCACCGACGGCTACGAGCTCATCACCTCCGTCGCCCGCGGCGACAGCGACAAGCAGGCCATCGTCACCTTCGACGGCGCCTACCCGTGGTGGGAGGGCCTGTTCATGCTGCTCGCCCACCCCGCGCTCAAGGAGAAGAAGAACTACGACTCCTACCTCAACGAGGTCCACCCCGAGTGGGGTGCCGGCCCGTTCACGGTGGAGAAGGTGGACTTCAACAAGGGCGAGGCCAGCTTCGTGCCCAATGACAAGTGGTGGGGCGATGCCCCGAAGCTGGACAAGCGCGTGTTCCGCCAGATGGAGGACCAGGCGGAGCTCAACGCCTTCCGCAACGGCGAACTGGACGCCGCGTCCGCCGGTAACAAGGACCGCTACGCAGCGGTGAGTGACATGGACGGCATCGATATCCGCATGGCCACCCGTACCGCCAACTCCCTGCTCACCCTCAACGCGGAGGCCCCGAACCTGGCCGATATCAAGGTCCGCCAGGCCATCGCCACCGCTATTGACCGCAACCAGATCGGGGAGATCGTCTTTGACGGTGTGCCCTACACCGAGACTCCTCCGGGTTCGTTCACTCTCTTCGGCTTCCAGGAGGGCGCCGAGGACAACTACTCCACCGCCGTGGAGAAGTTCGACCCGGAGGCCGCTAAGGCCCTGCTCGACGAGGCAGGCTGGACCCTGGCCGAGGGCGAGACGATCCGCACCAAGGACGGCGAGCCGCTCAAGGTCCGCTACACCGTCATCGGTGAGGACCCGGTGAGCAACGCCATGAGCATCGCCGTACAGTCGATGCTCAAGAACATCGGCGTCGACGTGGTCATCGAGAACCACCCGAGCTCCGACTTCTCCAAGGTGTTCACCTCCGGTGACTTCGACATCTTCCCCATGGGCTTCATGTCCAACGACCCCTTCGGCGTGGCCTACTTCGGCCAGATGTACGCGTCCGACTCCCAGCTCAACCTCTCCCACACGGGTACCCCGGAGTTTGACAAGAAGATCGAGGAGCTGCAGAAGCTGCCCACCGCCGAGGAGCAGATCAAGCGCGCCAACGAGCTGGAGGATGAGGCGTTCCAGCACTACGGCCTCATCCCGACCTTTAACGGCGCCTCGATCATCGCCGTGAAGGAAGACTTGGTGAACTACGGCGCACCGGGCTTTAGCATCGTGCCGCTGGAGGACATCGGCTACAAGAAGTAG
- a CDS encoding FtsW/RodA/SpoVE family cell cycle protein → MVSKVFSRFSEFFFLLLATLVLATMLVSLELTQGNDITAEMGYLIGGFIGVFAVAHLAIRFLAPHADQLLLPVAATLNGIGLVIIYRLDLAKETALAERQVLWALVGVVLMVLTLIIVRDHKALGRYSYLLGLLGLIALAIPLVWPQPPNVEARIWIWIGPFSVQPGEFAKILLIIFFAHLLAQKRALFTVAGYRVLGLNLPRLRDLAPILGVWAVAILIMAISNDFGPALLLFATILGMLYIATGRVSWLLIGVILVALGGTAIYLISSKIQQRVDLFMDPIGNIDISNQLAQSLFGMSWGGVTGTGLGDGYPQLIPVVHSDFILAAIGEELGLIGLAAVLILFAVFATRGFATALDTRDSFGKLLATGMALLITIQVFVVTGGVTAIMPMTGLTTPFMSAGGSSLMANYILLGLLLRMSHDARRPATEPTNAKGVR, encoded by the coding sequence TTGGTCTCTAAAGTCTTCAGCCGTTTTTCGGAGTTCTTCTTCCTGCTGCTGGCCACGCTCGTGCTGGCCACGATGCTGGTCAGTCTGGAGCTGACCCAGGGCAATGACATCACCGCCGAAATGGGCTACCTCATCGGTGGCTTCATCGGCGTGTTCGCCGTGGCCCACCTCGCCATCCGTTTCCTCGCCCCGCACGCGGATCAGTTGTTGCTGCCCGTGGCGGCCACCCTCAACGGCATCGGATTGGTCATCATCTACCGCCTTGACCTGGCGAAAGAGACAGCACTGGCCGAACGCCAGGTGCTGTGGGCGCTCGTGGGCGTGGTGCTCATGGTGTTGACCCTCATCATCGTGCGCGACCACAAGGCGCTGGGGCGCTACTCCTACCTGCTGGGCCTGTTGGGGCTCATCGCGCTGGCGATCCCGCTGGTGTGGCCGCAGCCGCCGAACGTGGAGGCCCGAATCTGGATCTGGATCGGGCCGTTTTCGGTGCAGCCGGGTGAGTTCGCCAAGATCTTGCTCATCATCTTCTTCGCCCACCTACTGGCGCAGAAGCGCGCCCTGTTCACCGTGGCGGGTTACCGCGTGCTGGGGTTGAACCTTCCCCGCTTGCGGGACCTCGCGCCCATCCTGGGGGTGTGGGCGGTGGCCATCTTGATTATGGCTATCTCCAACGACTTCGGCCCGGCGCTGCTGCTCTTCGCCACCATCTTGGGCATGCTCTACATCGCCACCGGGCGAGTGTCGTGGCTGCTCATTGGCGTGATTCTCGTCGCCCTGGGTGGTACCGCCATCTACCTGATTTCTTCCAAGATTCAGCAGCGCGTGGATCTGTTTATGGACCCGATCGGCAACATCGACATCAGTAACCAGCTGGCGCAGTCGCTGTTCGGTATGTCGTGGGGCGGCGTCACGGGTACGGGTCTGGGCGACGGCTACCCGCAGCTCATTCCGGTTGTTCACTCGGACTTCATCCTCGCGGCGATCGGCGAGGAACTGGGGCTGATCGGGCTGGCCGCGGTGCTCATTCTCTTTGCCGTGTTCGCCACCCGCGGCTTCGCCACCGCGCTGGACACCCGCGATTCCTTCGGGAAGCTGCTGGCCACCGGCATGGCGCTGCTCATCACCATCCAGGTGTTTGTGGTCACCGGCGGCGTGACGGCCATCATGCCGATGACGGGCCTGACCACGCCGTTCATGTCCGCGGGCGGTTCCTCGCTCATGGCGAACTACATCCTGCTGGGCTTGCTGCTTCGCATGTCTCACGACGCCCGACGCCCGGCTACCGAGCCGACCAACGCCAAGGGGGTGCGCTAG
- a CDS encoding penicillin-binding transpeptidase domain-containing protein, with the protein MNKSIRHGAVFSLLLTFILLINVTIIQGFREQEYAMSGLNARSLYAAQQIPRGTISTDGVILAESSPAGDETFQRGYPNSPVVYGPIVGYLSDQYGAGGLEYGFNGVLSGTDDSVSAGRTLAILATEPEGANIELTLDNELQHVAFDQFSSHGYVGSAVALRPSTGEILAMVSTPSFDPNPIVNSATADTAWQELTNDPANPMLNKATQDVLPPGSIFKIITTAAGLRNGYSPDSTLTGASAITLANTTTQLTNYGGQTCNGQESVTLLTAFQYSCNTAFVQMATELGADPLRQAADAFGVGQSYDLGLPMAAGGLGDVPDLASAGQTAIGQLDVTMSSLQAAIMAATVANDGVRMEPYLVDRITKKDLSVLSTTKPKELAEAVTPEEAATIEQLMFASERSTAGYDGNGFASKTGTAEHGDGLPPHVWYVAYDPSKDVAVGVVVKNGGGYGSSATGGQVAAPIGRAMLYAAPAGGA; encoded by the coding sequence GTGAATAAGTCAATCCGCCACGGCGCGGTTTTCTCGCTGCTGTTGACGTTCATTCTGCTCATCAACGTCACCATCATTCAGGGGTTCCGCGAGCAGGAGTACGCCATGTCGGGTCTGAACGCCCGCTCGCTCTACGCCGCCCAGCAGATTCCGCGCGGCACCATCTCCACCGACGGGGTCATTCTGGCCGAATCCTCCCCCGCCGGTGATGAGACCTTCCAGCGCGGCTACCCCAACTCCCCGGTGGTGTACGGGCCCATCGTCGGCTACCTGTCGGACCAGTACGGCGCTGGTGGGTTGGAGTACGGCTTCAACGGCGTGCTGTCCGGCACTGACGACTCGGTCTCCGCCGGGCGCACCCTGGCGATCCTGGCCACCGAGCCGGAAGGCGCGAACATCGAGCTAACCCTGGACAACGAGCTTCAGCACGTCGCCTTCGACCAGTTCTCCAGCCACGGCTACGTCGGCTCAGCGGTCGCGCTGCGCCCGTCGACGGGCGAGATCCTGGCCATGGTGTCCACCCCCTCCTTTGACCCGAATCCCATCGTCAACTCCGCCACCGCCGACACGGCCTGGCAGGAGCTGACCAACGATCCGGCCAACCCGATGCTCAACAAGGCGACGCAGGACGTCCTGCCCCCGGGGTCGATCTTCAAGATCATCACCACGGCAGCCGGCCTGCGCAATGGGTATTCCCCGGATTCCACGCTGACCGGCGCCTCGGCGATCACGCTGGCAAACACCACCACGCAGCTGACCAACTACGGGGGTCAGACGTGTAACGGTCAGGAGTCGGTGACGCTGCTCACGGCGTTCCAATACTCGTGCAACACGGCGTTCGTGCAAATGGCCACCGAGCTCGGCGCGGACCCGCTGCGCCAGGCGGCGGACGCCTTTGGCGTCGGGCAGAGCTACGACCTCGGCCTGCCGATGGCGGCCGGTGGGCTTGGCGACGTCCCGGACCTGGCCTCTGCGGGGCAGACGGCCATCGGCCAGCTCGACGTCACCATGTCCTCGCTGCAGGCGGCGATCATGGCGGCCACGGTCGCCAACGACGGCGTGCGCATGGAGCCCTACCTGGTGGATCGCATCACCAAGAAGGACCTCAGCGTGCTGTCCACCACGAAGCCGAAGGAGCTCGCCGAGGCGGTCACTCCGGAGGAGGCCGCCACGATCGAGCAGCTCATGTTCGCCTCCGAGCGGAGCACCGCCGGCTACGACGGCAATGGCTTCGCGTCGAAGACGGGTACCGCCGAGCACGGCGACGGGCTGCCGCCGCACGTGTGGTACGTAGCCTATGACCCGAGCAAGGACGTCGCCGTGGGCGTCGTCGTGAAAAACGGTGGCGGGTACGGCTCGTCCGCGACGGGTGGCCAGGTGGCCGCCCCGATCGGGCGCGCCATGCTCTACGCTGCCCCAGCAGGAGGTGCCTAA
- a CDS encoding FHA domain-containing protein FhaB/FipA: MDAAVLSLVRIALLILLWVFILLALWAMRLDSQAARPGRSRTNTASAIPAPPVGRNEKAREITIVEGPLTGSHMDITQLDSIVLGRAQSVDFVLGDDYASARHARLFRRGGEWYVEDLESRNGTYLNGYRIDQPESVAVGADIKVGSTTVRLVP, translated from the coding sequence ATGGACGCAGCGGTTCTATCGCTGGTACGCATTGCCCTGCTCATCCTGCTGTGGGTGTTTATCCTCCTGGCGCTGTGGGCTATGCGTCTCGACTCCCAAGCGGCTCGCCCCGGTCGTAGCCGCACGAACACCGCGTCGGCGATCCCGGCCCCGCCGGTCGGGCGAAACGAGAAGGCGCGAGAAATCACCATCGTCGAGGGCCCGCTGACGGGCTCGCACATGGACATCACCCAGCTGGATTCGATCGTGCTCGGGCGCGCCCAGAGCGTGGACTTCGTCCTGGGCGACGATTACGCCTCGGCCCGCCACGCCCGGCTCTTCCGCCGCGGCGGCGAGTGGTACGTCGAGGACCTGGAATCCCGCAACGGCACCTACCTCAATGGTTATCGGATTGACCAGCCGGAGAGCGTCGCCGTCGGGGCCGACATCAAGGTCGGCAGCACCACAGTGAGGCTCGTGCCGTGA
- a CDS encoding GNAT family N-acetyltransferase, whose translation MSNPRITIRTCQDDDVAHAAFLLGHAFKDVPSMSGVVDTADRHHRQRVLDDVFALYINSYYRRRGVVDIAELDGVVVGAALWTPPGQHMGIGSHLRLLPQYLRIFRWQLPALAARQLSAHDTHPKDPHWYLFAMGVDPDMQGAGIGSSLLDHGIARAEGHAIYLEAASERVRGLYESRGFRAFDTIDAGVGEETETAMWRDA comes from the coding sequence ATGTCGAACCCCCGTATCACCATCCGCACCTGCCAAGACGATGACGTAGCCCACGCCGCCTTTCTCCTCGGGCACGCCTTTAAGGACGTGCCGTCGATGAGCGGGGTGGTCGATACCGCCGACCGTCACCATCGGCAACGGGTGCTCGACGACGTGTTCGCGCTGTACATCAACTCCTACTACCGGCGCCGCGGCGTGGTGGACATCGCGGAGCTCGACGGGGTGGTCGTCGGCGCGGCGCTGTGGACCCCGCCGGGCCAGCATATGGGCATCGGTTCGCACCTGCGGCTGCTTCCGCAGTACCTCCGCATCTTCCGGTGGCAGCTGCCGGCGCTGGCGGCGCGCCAGCTTTCCGCGCACGACACCCACCCCAAGGATCCCCACTGGTACCTCTTCGCGATGGGTGTGGACCCGGACATGCAAGGCGCTGGCATCGGCAGCAGCCTGCTCGACCACGGCATCGCCCGCGCCGAGGGCCACGCCATCTACCTGGAGGCAGCCAGCGAACGCGTGCGCGGATTGTACGAGTCCCGGGGATTTCGGGCCTTTGACACCATCGACGCCGGCGTCGGCGAGGAAACCGAGACCGCCATGTGGCGCGACGCCTAG